A region from the Haliaeetus albicilla chromosome 16, bHalAlb1.1, whole genome shotgun sequence genome encodes:
- the BAHD1 gene encoding bromo adjacent homology domain-containing 1 protein — protein sequence MTHARKKQLFLLKHPAGTAGQASSPTGSRRMDRTDAECGEQRDGDATEAPNCPSGFVGTNKSKNLHEVRKTYPLRRRLLPSVNKKTCKVLLTRLEDVAGSLSKQTQSCKKKDLPSWMEGLGPALFSEQAQPVGGGKSDSSGEKCTITYPGTEQDLDTAPSEPRKRRLASLNAEAVNNLLFERDDGLLSSRRFRRDSIKAGGDCTVKSLHCKAGDNWPVLEKTAVKTGKGKNRHEPSQKCNSCDHSLDEVFDDGTKREDGAISYHPTPKRLASLNAVAFLKLTHEKDQPLKQRSKSDGEGKSENHCSKSTLKWAKAGRKNCVKSKKEMTGLKMEGQHGWRGLTLGAFGKGEQRDSSRLYGTTEPVPYESLSSSYASTEGFYHRLPLLMGGQASMKPEYGRPGEKSPTPKQEFHQPSFPAQQFPPLPVPGNHTDCGCLYESSDLTPLNGFYVYYGQSGYSGYSHCSVYPKDELSQSATCEGLLVSPSSLPSGAHFQPLHWCNSPYCCGEGTAINSYSVCGVVHVPEGRISSVHAGRNSYPYKMPFAAEGCKSLDQLNLTIPVAGHPASPAHPLSGCPVPSVPPAAEPVPHLQTPNSDPQTMARECPQSSKPPSGSKSGLRNTTGCLHASDSKAAGGHSHPKQQRISRRRATNGWIPVGAACEKAVYVVNEPEPAVRKSYQAVERDGEIIRVRDTVLLKSGPRKKSMPYVAKISALWEDPKTGELMMSLLWYYRPEHTQGGRNPSMHQNEIFASRHQDENSVACIEEKCYVLTFAEYCRFCALAKRRVEGIPGRKTIMVPPSEEYSTPLHRKVPEDTDPELVFLCRHVYDFRHGRILKNPQ from the exons ATGACGCATGCCCGGAAGAAACaacttttccttctgaaacatCCAGCTGGTACTGCTGGCCAAGCTTCATCACCAacaggcagcaggaggatggacAGGACCGACGCAGAGTGTGGTGAGCAGAGAGATGGAGATGCCACCGAGGCTCCGAACTGTCCAAGTGGGTTTGTGGGgacaaacaaaagcaagaatttGCATGAAGTGCGAAAGACATACCCACTGAGGAGACGTCTCCTTCCCTCAGTGAACAAAAAGACCTGCAAAGTGCTCCTTACCAGGCTGGAGGATGTGGCTGGATCTCTGTCGAAACAGACTCAGAGCTGTAAAAAAAAGGACCTTCCCAGTTGGATGGAGGGTTTGGGACCTGCTTTGTTCTCCGAACAAGCTCAGCctgtgggaggagggaagagtgATTCATCTGGGGAAAAGTGCACAATAACTTACCCAGGGACAGAGCAAGACCTTGATACTGCTCCTTCTGAGCCCAGGAAACGCAGGCTGGCCTCGCTGAATGCAGAGGCAGTGAACAATCTGCTTTTTGAACGGGACGATGGCTTATTATCCAGCAGGCGTTTTCGGAGGGACTCCATTAAAGCTGGTGGAGACTGCACTGTGAAGAGCTTGCATTGCAAAGCTGGTGACAACTGGCCTGTGCTGGAAaaaacagctgtgaaaacagGTAAAGGAAAAAACCGGCATGAGCCCAGTCAGAAATGCAATAGCTGTGACCATTCACTGGATGAGGTCTTCGATGATGGGACAAAGAGGGAGGATGGTGCCATCTCCTATCACCCTACCCCAAAGAGACTGGCCAGCCTGAATGCTGTGGCCTTTCTGAAGCTGACCCATGAGAAAGACCAACCACTGAAGCAGAGGAGTAAATCGGATGGAGAAGGCAAGTCTGAGAACCACTGTTCAAAATCTACGCTCAAATGGGCCAAAGCCGGTAGGAAGAATTGCGTCAAATCCAAGAAGGAAATGACTGGCTTAAAAATGGAAGGTCAGCATGGCTGGCGAGGACTTACTCTAGGTGCTtttgggaaaggagagcagCGGGACTCCTCTAGGCTCTACGGGACGACAGAACCTGTCCCTTATGAGTCACTGTCTAGCTCCTATGCTAGCACAGAGGGTTTCTACCACAGACTGCCTTTGCTTATGGGCGGACAAGCTTCCATGAAGCCGGAGTATGGAAGACCCGGAGAGAAATCCCCAACCCCCAAACAGGAATTTCATCAGCCTTCCTTTCCTGCGCAGCAGTTCCCTCCCTTGCCTGTGCCCGGAAATCACACGGATTGTGGATGTCTCTATGAATCCTCGGATCTGACTCCGTTGAACGGGTTTTACGTTTATTATGGCCAAAGTGGATACAGTGGCTACTCTCACTGCTCCGTTTACCCCAAGGACGAGCTTTCGCAATCTGCTACCTGCGAGGGGCTCTTGGTATCGCCCAGTTCCTTGCCATCAGGTGCTCATTTCCAGCCACTCCACTGGTGTAACTCTCCGTACTGTTGTGGAGAAGGAACGGCGATTAACAGTTACAGCGTTTGCGGAGTTGTGCACGTGCCAGAGGGCAGGATTAGCAGCGTGCACGCAGGACGGAACAGCTACCCCTACAAAATGCCTTTTGCAGCAG AAGGCTGCAAGTCTCTGGACCAGCTGAACCTCACAATCCCTGTGGCAGGGCACCCCGCGTCACCTGCCCACCCGCTCTCAGGATGTCCTGTACCCAGTGTGCCACCGGCTGCAGAACCCGTTCCTCATCTGCAGACCCCCAACTCTGATCCTCAGACCATGGCCCGAGAATGCCCACAGAGCTCAAAGCCTCCCAGCGGCTCCAAATCCGGACTCCGAAATACTACGGGCTGTCTCCACGCCTCCGACAGCAAAGCAGCGGGAGGTCATTCCCATCCAAAGCAGCAGCGCATTAGCAGGCGGAGAGCTACCAATGGCTGGATACCGGTTGGCGCAGCCTGCGAGAAGGCCGTCTACGTTGTG AATGAGCCAGAGCCAGCTGTTCGCAAGAGCTATCAGGCTGTGGAGAGAGATGGGGAGATTATCCGGGTACGAGATACTGTCCTCTTGAAATCAGGACCCCGGAAGAAATCTATGCCATATGTTGCGAAGATATCGGCACTGTGGGAAGACCCCAAAACAG GGGAGCTGATGATGAGCCTCCTGTGGTATTACAGACCGGAGCACACTCAGGGAGGCCGCAACCCCAGTATGCACCAG AATGAGATCTTTGCATCCCGGCATCAGGACGAAAACAGTGTTGCCTGCATAGAGGAGAAATGCTACGTGCTGACCTTTGCAGAGTACTGCAG